One region of Haloprofundus salilacus genomic DNA includes:
- the gvpH gene encoding gas vesicle protein GvpH has translation MTDDRPTDRRDDEPDDEPVDWPPRGLLGRVQSFLEALAETDDRGENRSIGTGSTRFGSADADFDYSIRTGLSGRPNAEPERSDRTRRVQVDDSFDASNLHLDSRVDGDSYYVLADVPGVSEERVETTLSDDGETLVVSVDDRPVGRVTFDQPMTLVETTFRNHVLHAQLELAEMEENT, from the coding sequence GTGACCGACGACCGACCGACCGACCGACGCGACGACGAGCCCGACGACGAACCGGTCGACTGGCCGCCCCGCGGACTTCTCGGGCGCGTCCAGTCGTTTCTGGAAGCGCTCGCTGAGACTGACGACCGCGGCGAGAACCGTAGCATCGGAACCGGCAGCACGCGCTTCGGGTCGGCCGACGCCGACTTCGACTACTCGATCAGAACGGGGCTGTCCGGCCGACCGAACGCGGAGCCGGAGCGGTCCGACCGCACACGTCGCGTGCAGGTAGACGACTCGTTTGACGCGTCGAACCTCCACCTCGACAGCCGCGTCGACGGCGACTCCTACTACGTGCTCGCCGACGTTCCCGGCGTCTCAGAGGAGCGCGTCGAGACGACGTTGAGCGACGACGGCGAGACGCTGGTCGTGAGCGTCGACGACCGACCGGTCGGCCGGGTGACGTTCGACCAGCCGATGACGCTCGTGGAGACGACGTTCCGGAACCACGTGCTCCACGCGCAACTCGAACTGGCGGAGATGGAGGAAAACACATGA
- a CDS encoding alpha-amylase family glycosyl hydrolase — translation MHHPGPPRFVSVGESVELAPRNPDPAAEYRWSVAAAPAESAFESSETLSVGTPADYPACERRENELGPVVHFHPDVPGTYAVELDAPDGTHELTVRAFPDERRDAQFSVAVDDLPVPESKLESTPISVSGPFNNHLMATERPRRVGDDYVLDVRLLPGEHSAAFAVNDDLAEGVRTSVEVDGPGRPRVRLDATVEGDEVVVAATPRSAPDSEFSDADLPVEFYLDGRDELGDDDVSIDGRELRVPVDALPERARVHAVTAGERRSIGDTVVLDANADSESVAVIRLNDPPEWAESPTVYEIFVRSFAGETLPTTFGEIERRVEYLESLAVDCLWLTPVLASPTTHGYHVTDYFDTASDLGSREAFESLVDRCHEADIRVVFDLVVNHTSRDHPAFQLHSAGVESYADHYRRVDADRNVVDVEWADVREEGDDIPEYYFNWQRIPNLNYDSLAVRRWMLDVVDEWATVVDGFRCDVAWGVSHAFWKEVRDRVPEDFLLLDETIPRDADYHEAEFHMHYDTTLYETLRDVGAGEKTADAVLDALDDAAWAGFPDSAVHLRYVENHDEDRYIDECDEASLRAAAAATFTTPGAPMIYYGQERGVPEQRGPMRWHDGDAELTAFHRALASLRAETPTLRDGSVETADYTVSDDEVDADAVTAYVCEDENGRYVVVLNFAAAPASVSLGEAVEPTDLVSGETVVDGDELTVADAVVLRAA, via the coding sequence ATGCACCACCCCGGCCCGCCGCGCTTCGTCTCGGTCGGCGAATCCGTCGAACTGGCCCCACGAAACCCCGACCCTGCCGCGGAGTATCGGTGGTCGGTCGCCGCCGCGCCCGCCGAAAGCGCGTTCGAGTCGAGCGAGACGCTCTCGGTCGGCACGCCCGCGGACTACCCGGCGTGCGAACGCCGCGAGAACGAACTGGGTCCGGTCGTCCACTTCCATCCGGACGTCCCCGGCACGTACGCCGTCGAACTCGACGCGCCCGACGGCACCCACGAGCTGACGGTTCGCGCCTTCCCCGACGAGCGGCGCGACGCGCAGTTCTCCGTCGCCGTCGACGACCTTCCGGTTCCGGAGTCGAAACTGGAGTCGACTCCCATCTCCGTCAGCGGCCCGTTCAACAACCACCTGATGGCGACCGAGCGTCCACGCCGCGTCGGCGACGACTACGTTCTTGACGTGCGGTTGCTACCGGGCGAACACTCCGCCGCCTTCGCCGTGAACGACGACCTCGCGGAGGGCGTCCGAACCAGCGTGGAGGTCGACGGGCCGGGACGTCCCCGGGTTCGACTCGACGCGACCGTCGAGGGCGACGAGGTCGTCGTCGCGGCGACGCCGAGAAGCGCTCCCGACAGCGAGTTTTCGGACGCCGACCTCCCCGTCGAGTTCTACCTCGACGGCCGCGACGAACTCGGCGACGATGACGTGAGTATCGACGGCCGCGAACTCCGCGTGCCGGTCGACGCGCTCCCGGAGCGCGCCCGCGTCCACGCCGTCACCGCGGGCGAACGACGTAGCATCGGCGACACCGTCGTTCTCGACGCAAACGCTGATTCCGAATCCGTCGCCGTCATCCGCCTGAACGACCCGCCGGAGTGGGCGGAGTCGCCGACGGTATACGAGATTTTCGTCCGCTCCTTCGCGGGCGAGACGCTGCCGACGACGTTCGGCGAGATCGAGCGCCGCGTCGAGTACCTCGAATCCTTGGCGGTCGACTGCCTCTGGCTGACGCCCGTGCTCGCCAGTCCGACCACCCACGGCTACCACGTCACTGACTACTTCGACACCGCCTCCGACCTCGGCTCTCGCGAGGCGTTCGAGTCGCTCGTCGACCGCTGCCACGAGGCCGACATCAGGGTCGTCTTCGACCTCGTCGTCAACCACACCTCGCGGGACCACCCCGCGTTCCAGCTGCACTCGGCGGGCGTCGAGTCATACGCCGACCACTACCGCCGCGTCGACGCCGACCGCAACGTCGTCGACGTGGAGTGGGCCGACGTTCGAGAGGAGGGCGACGACATTCCGGAGTACTACTTCAACTGGCAGCGAATCCCGAACCTGAACTACGACTCGCTCGCCGTCCGCCGGTGGATGCTCGACGTGGTCGACGAATGGGCGACCGTCGTCGACGGCTTCCGCTGCGACGTGGCGTGGGGCGTCTCACACGCGTTCTGGAAGGAGGTCCGCGACCGCGTCCCCGAGGACTTCCTGCTGCTCGACGAGACCATCCCGAGAGACGCCGACTATCACGAGGCCGAGTTCCACATGCACTACGACACGACGCTGTACGAGACGCTCCGCGACGTCGGCGCGGGCGAGAAAACCGCCGACGCCGTCCTCGACGCGCTCGACGACGCGGCGTGGGCGGGGTTCCCCGATTCAGCGGTCCACCTCCGCTACGTCGAGAACCACGACGAGGACCGCTACATCGACGAGTGCGACGAGGCGTCGCTGCGCGCGGCGGCGGCGGCGACGTTCACGACGCCGGGCGCGCCCATGATCTACTACGGACAGGAACGCGGGGTTCCCGAACAGCGCGGACCGATGCGCTGGCACGACGGCGACGCCGAACTCACCGCGTTCCACCGCGCGCTCGCGTCGCTCCGGGCTGAGACGCCGACGCTCCGCGACGGGAGTGTCGAAACCGCCGACTACACCGTCTCCGACGACGAGGTTGATGCCGACGCGGTGACCGCCTACGTGTGTGAGGACGAGAACGGCCGGTACGTCGTCGTCCTCAACTTCGCCGCCGCCCCCGCGTCGGTGTCGCTGGGCGAAGCGGTCGAACCGACCGACCTCGTGTCGGGTGAGACGGTCGTCGACGGCGACGAGCTCACCGTCGCCGACGCTGTTGTGCTCCGCGCGGCGTGA
- a CDS encoding gas vesicle protein — MPPMPELNPTEHTVDELRDQLADVDDPAELRDAYETEESNDDRSSAKEAIRKRLDEVAESEPEPQTDGSGEVEEKSDEGSDGESSSDSSDEEDEGESDSASETGGESRNTDVMAVKESVQDVATELIGYELSGVTEIRRVDDGWEAVVEVVERPSVPDTQDILGAYEIRLDKDGTVTGYRRVDRYRRADTNREEHA, encoded by the coding sequence ATGCCACCGATGCCAGAACTCAATCCAACCGAACACACCGTTGACGAGCTGAGAGACCAATTGGCCGACGTAGACGACCCGGCCGAGCTTCGCGACGCCTACGAGACCGAGGAATCGAATGACGACCGTTCGAGCGCCAAGGAAGCGATCCGAAAGCGGCTCGACGAGGTCGCCGAAAGCGAACCGGAGCCGCAAACGGACGGATCAGGAGAAGTAGAAGAGAAGAGCGACGAAGGCAGCGATGGGGAGTCGTCGTCCGACTCGTCCGATGAGGAGGACGAAGGCGAGAGCGACTCAGCGTCGGAGACGGGTGGTGAGAGCCGGAACACGGACGTCATGGCGGTCAAGGAGTCGGTCCAGGACGTGGCTACCGAACTCATCGGCTATGAACTCAGCGGCGTCACCGAAATCCGTCGAGTCGACGACGGGTGGGAGGCCGTCGTCGAAGTCGTCGAGCGACCGTCGGTTCCGGACACCCAGGACATCCTCGGCGCGTACGAGATTCGCCTCGACAAAGACGGTACCGTGACGGGTTACCGTCGGGTGGACCGCTACCGCCGCGCCGACACCAATCGAGAGGAACACGCATAG
- the gvpG gene encoding gas vesicle protein GvpG has protein sequence MFILDTLLVKPLMTIADTLHTMAVNEVYDVGAIQDQLKETRLLYELGELDRETYETRSEELRDDLELAEEMQQKLLSGNVQVAQT, from the coding sequence ATGTTTATACTCGATACACTCCTGGTGAAGCCGCTTATGACCATCGCGGACACGCTGCACACGATGGCGGTGAACGAGGTGTACGACGTGGGCGCGATTCAGGACCAACTGAAGGAGACGCGATTGCTGTACGAACTCGGCGAACTGGACAGAGAGACGTACGAAACGCGGAGCGAGGAGCTCCGAGACGACCTCGAACTGGCCGAAGAGATGCAACAAAAACTGCTCAGCGGTAACGTACAGGTGGCACAGACGTGA
- a CDS encoding DedA family protein — translation MPSGLTQTALDLVAQYGYLAIFVFTFLESSMLFPLLPSEVVLPVAAGLLVSDPASFALFVVATTAGVTVGSVVAYRVFGEKGHEALEARGGAVNVSQKRLEFAQRWFEKWGESSVLWGRLLPVLRSVISLPAGFAKMRMWKFLVYTTVGSLLFNAAVAAVVYYGRQQSVYRVAGEILRTQFDRLVAAVGANPGAATVVALVVVTAVVAGWRVVRSRVDRSRTR, via the coding sequence GTGCCCTCCGGACTCACCCAAACGGCGCTGGACCTCGTCGCGCAGTACGGCTATCTCGCCATCTTCGTCTTCACGTTCCTCGAATCCTCGATGCTGTTTCCGCTCCTGCCGAGCGAGGTCGTCCTCCCCGTGGCCGCCGGACTGCTCGTCTCTGACCCGGCGTCGTTCGCACTGTTCGTCGTGGCGACGACGGCCGGCGTGACCGTCGGCAGCGTCGTCGCCTATCGCGTTTTCGGCGAGAAGGGACACGAGGCGCTCGAAGCCCGCGGCGGCGCGGTCAACGTCTCCCAGAAACGACTAGAGTTCGCCCAGCGGTGGTTCGAGAAGTGGGGCGAGAGTTCGGTACTCTGGGGTCGACTGCTCCCCGTTCTCCGGTCGGTCATCTCGCTGCCTGCCGGGTTCGCCAAGATGCGGATGTGGAAGTTCCTCGTCTACACCACCGTCGGTAGCCTGCTGTTCAACGCCGCGGTGGCCGCAGTCGTCTACTACGGGCGGCAGCAGTCGGTCTACCGCGTCGCAGGCGAGATACTCCGCACGCAGTTCGACCGCCTCGTCGCCGCCGTTGGCGCGAACCCGGGAGCGGCGACCGTCGTCGCTCTCGTCGTCGTAACCGCGGTCGTCGCCGGCTGGCGTGTCGTTCGGAGTCGCGTCGACAGGTCGCGGACGCGGTGA
- the gvpJ gene encoding gas vesicle protein GvpJ: MSSPGPTRTSDSLADVVEMLLDKGIVINADIVVSVGETELLGIELRAAIASFETAAQYGLQFPEGTDMRRVEAASGREALPEGEDGPLAPIIDASSTDVEAETTKEHEEDDEDTETEADDSSETPEATAESGGGDVDR, from the coding sequence ATGAGTAGCCCCGGTCCCACGCGGACGAGCGACAGTCTCGCCGACGTAGTCGAGATGTTGCTGGACAAAGGCATCGTCATCAACGCGGACATCGTCGTCTCCGTCGGCGAGACGGAGTTACTCGGAATTGAGCTCCGGGCGGCCATCGCGTCGTTCGAGACGGCCGCCCAGTACGGGCTACAGTTCCCCGAGGGGACCGACATGCGGCGCGTCGAGGCGGCGTCGGGTCGAGAAGCACTCCCGGAGGGCGAAGACGGTCCGCTCGCGCCCATCATCGACGCGTCGAGCACCGACGTGGAGGCAGAGACGACCAAGGAGCACGAAGAGGACGACGAGGATACCGAAACCGAAGCGGACGACTCGTCCGAGACGCCCGAAGCGACCGCCGAGTCGGGGGGTGGCGATGTCGACCGTTGA
- the gvpA gene encoding gas vesicle protein GvpA, producing the protein MQKTPESTSLAEVLDRILDKGIVIDIWARVSVVGIEILTVEARIVVASVDTFLHYAHEISKIEQATSGEGEVDINELEVETNRPNAS; encoded by the coding sequence ATGCAGAAAACACCAGAAAGCACGAGTCTCGCGGAAGTCCTCGACCGCATTCTCGACAAAGGAATCGTCATCGACATCTGGGCGCGGGTGTCGGTCGTCGGTATCGAGATCCTCACTGTCGAGGCTCGTATCGTCGTCGCATCGGTCGACACGTTCCTGCACTACGCACACGAGATATCGAAGATAGAGCAGGCGACGTCCGGCGAGGGCGAAGTCGACATCAACGAACTTGAAGTCGAGACGAACCGACCGAACGCGAGCTAA
- a CDS encoding TrmB family transcriptional regulator, whose product MDDAALGDVLQQFGLSDKEIDTYLTLLEHGEAKASTVADAAGVSKRYVYSISEKLEDRGFVSVNDHVVPTTIRANPPEEVIESLTENIETMRPALEARYSKAAPQTERFEVIKSRVTVLKRIRSLIDDADEEVTLSIPAANLDEVTDSLRAAVERGVLVLLVVADADSTLQTELDGVASVARAWTEPMPTMLTADQRAGLVAPTEMITRSNSGARAISFTEPRLGPVIVGSFLGNYWPMAQQVYAADPASLPKTYTNFRHAVLQTTLHLRAETPLRARIRGRQIRGHDGHDEIVGRVVDVRQGLAAPSNNSFPVENALLVETADGLVTVGGGGAFVEDVEAESVTLELAEGDESTDGE is encoded by the coding sequence ATGGACGACGCCGCACTCGGGGACGTGCTCCAACAGTTCGGCCTTTCGGACAAGGAGATAGACACGTACCTCACGCTCTTAGAACACGGTGAGGCGAAGGCGAGCACCGTCGCCGACGCCGCCGGCGTCTCGAAGCGCTACGTCTACAGCATCAGCGAGAAACTCGAAGACCGCGGCTTCGTCTCGGTGAACGACCACGTCGTGCCGACGACGATTCGCGCCAACCCCCCGGAGGAGGTAATCGAGTCGCTGACGGAGAACATCGAGACGATGCGTCCTGCGCTGGAGGCGCGCTACTCGAAGGCCGCCCCCCAGACCGAGCGATTCGAGGTCATCAAATCCCGCGTGACGGTGCTCAAACGCATTCGCTCTCTCATCGACGACGCCGACGAGGAGGTGACGCTGTCAATCCCGGCGGCGAACCTCGACGAGGTCACCGACTCGCTCCGCGCCGCCGTCGAACGGGGGGTGTTGGTGCTGCTGGTCGTCGCCGACGCCGACAGCACGCTACAGACCGAGTTGGATGGCGTCGCCAGCGTCGCCCGCGCGTGGACCGAACCGATGCCGACGATGCTCACCGCCGACCAGCGCGCCGGCCTGGTCGCGCCGACGGAGATGATAACTCGGTCGAACAGTGGCGCGCGCGCCATCTCCTTTACCGAACCTCGACTCGGCCCGGTCATCGTCGGGTCGTTTCTCGGCAACTACTGGCCGATGGCCCAGCAGGTGTACGCCGCCGACCCGGCGTCGCTCCCGAAGACGTACACGAACTTCCGCCACGCGGTGCTGCAGACGACGCTCCACCTCCGGGCGGAGACGCCGCTTCGCGCTCGAATCCGCGGCCGCCAGATCCGGGGCCACGACGGTCACGACGAGATCGTCGGCCGCGTCGTCGACGTGCGGCAAGGACTCGCCGCGCCGTCGAACAACTCCTTCCCCGTCGAGAACGCGCTCCTCGTCGAGACGGCCGACGGGTTGGTCACCGTCGGCGGCGGCGGCGCGTTCGTCGAGGATGTCGAAGCCGAGAGCGTGACGCTCGAACTCGCCGAGGGTGACGAGTCGACCGACGGCGAATAG
- a CDS encoding gas vesicle protein K has translation MSTVEIDGDDASDGLFALVVAVVEILIDALEREAIRRMESGALTDEEIERLGGHLAQLEDEIERLKDEVGVGDDVDRLRGDLDALVNDALIDLRDGELGVESR, from the coding sequence ATGTCGACCGTTGAAATCGACGGCGACGACGCCTCCGACGGCCTGTTCGCGCTGGTCGTCGCCGTCGTCGAGATACTCATCGACGCGCTCGAACGCGAGGCGATACGGCGCATGGAGTCGGGGGCGCTCACCGACGAGGAGATAGAGCGACTCGGCGGCCACCTCGCGCAGCTCGAAGACGAGATCGAGCGCCTGAAAGATGAGGTCGGTGTCGGCGACGACGTGGACCGACTGCGCGGGGACCTCGACGCGCTGGTCAACGACGCGCTGATCGACCTCCGCGACGGCGA
- a CDS encoding serine/threonine-protein kinase RIO2, whose protein sequence is MVKNIAGVMVDLEPEDFYLLSGVEQGMRFGKWVNREKLPDYSGLTEEEVDYRLDRCMRRDLVEKRTIQYEGYRLTFEGYDALALRAFAQRDTVEGIGAPLGVGKESDVYEVQSYKPLALKYHREGYTNFREVNRERDYTSENQHVSWLYTARKAAEREHEVLHDLYPSVSVPRPVDQNRHAVVMEKLPGVELARAKLPDEQAVGVLDLVLRELVVAYGLGYIHADMSEYNVSVSEEGITIFDWPQAVDTDHDNAAEFLERDVTNLVDYFQRKYPQSMPDSVDSAAVANAIADGSFETVLEYAET, encoded by the coding sequence ATGGTGAAGAACATCGCGGGCGTGATGGTCGACCTCGAGCCCGAGGACTTCTATCTCCTCTCGGGCGTCGAGCAAGGTATGCGCTTCGGGAAGTGGGTCAACCGCGAGAAGCTCCCCGACTACTCGGGTCTTACTGAGGAGGAGGTCGATTACCGCCTCGACCGCTGCATGCGACGGGACCTCGTCGAGAAACGGACCATCCAGTACGAGGGCTACCGTCTCACGTTCGAGGGGTACGACGCGCTGGCGCTTCGGGCGTTTGCCCAGCGCGACACCGTCGAGGGAATCGGCGCTCCGCTCGGCGTCGGCAAGGAGAGCGACGTGTACGAGGTGCAGTCGTACAAGCCGCTGGCGCTGAAGTACCACCGCGAGGGGTACACGAACTTCCGGGAAGTGAACCGCGAGCGCGACTACACCTCCGAGAACCAGCACGTCTCGTGGCTCTACACCGCCCGGAAGGCCGCTGAGCGCGAGCACGAGGTGCTCCACGACCTCTACCCGAGTGTCTCGGTGCCGCGACCCGTCGACCAGAACCGTCACGCCGTCGTGATGGAGAAACTCCCCGGAGTGGAACTCGCGCGCGCGAAGCTCCCCGACGAACAGGCTGTCGGCGTTCTCGATCTCGTCCTCCGGGAACTCGTCGTAGCGTACGGACTCGGTTACATCCACGCGGACATGAGCGAGTACAACGTCTCGGTCAGCGAGGAGGGCATCACCATCTTCGACTGGCCGCAGGCGGTCGACACCGACCACGACAACGCCGCCGAGTTTCTCGAACGGGACGTAACGAATCTCGTGGACTACTTCCAGCGGAAGTACCCGCAGTCGATGCCCGATTCGGTCGATTCGGCCGCCGTCGCCAACGCTATCGCCGACGGTTCGTTCGAGACGGTACTGGAGTACGCCGAGACATAA
- a CDS encoding LysE family translocator: MIGPETLAAFVPASLALILAPGPDTLYVLSQSVGGPRRVGVAAATGVSVGILVHTAAAAVGLSVLLRESALAFRLVKYLGAAYLLYLGIQTLRGGDASEAVESSPVDELAAAEPTERVADEGVATATSRSGFLRGVVVNVSNPKVALFFLAFLPQFVAGTATPTQLATLGGIYAVLTLAYLGGVALFATRVGERVGGGGDGRLFRWASGGVLVALGGSLLVGGEG; the protein is encoded by the coding sequence ATGATCGGTCCCGAGACGCTGGCGGCGTTCGTCCCCGCCTCGCTCGCGCTGATTCTCGCGCCCGGACCGGATACGCTGTACGTGCTCAGTCAGTCGGTCGGCGGCCCTCGACGGGTCGGCGTCGCGGCGGCGACGGGCGTCAGCGTCGGCATCCTCGTCCACACGGCCGCGGCCGCCGTCGGTCTCTCGGTGCTGCTCCGCGAGTCGGCGCTCGCGTTCCGACTCGTGAAGTATCTCGGCGCGGCGTACCTCCTGTATCTCGGTATCCAGACCCTCCGCGGCGGCGACGCTTCGGAGGCTGTCGAGTCGTCGCCCGTCGACGAGTTGGCGGCCGCCGAACCGACCGAACGCGTCGCCGACGAGGGCGTCGCGACCGCCACCTCCCGAAGTGGGTTCCTCCGAGGCGTCGTCGTCAACGTCTCGAACCCGAAAGTCGCGCTGTTCTTTCTGGCGTTTCTCCCCCAGTTCGTCGCCGGGACGGCGACGCCGACGCAGTTGGCGACGCTCGGCGGCATCTACGCGGTGTTAACGCTCGCCTACCTCGGCGGCGTCGCGCTGTTCGCGACGCGGGTCGGAGAGAGAGTCGGCGGCGGCGGAGACGGACGCCTGTTCAGGTGGGCCAGCGGCGGCGTGTTGGTCGCGCTCGGCGGGTCGTTACTGGTCGGCGGCGAAGGGTAA
- a CDS encoding GvpL/GvpF family gas vesicle protein has translation MTEYLYTYGVTDDGSFELDLPAVEDATSVYTVDYRRYSAIVSDIDTMEPEQTDENARLHDDVLQALIEDRTVVPMRFGMTFKNARALKSVLRGGQRAFRRALMNVDGKVELGVKLVTEEGVDVDREAVRDDVRERLGEVSNDRAENDLFSDRLVVNDSYLVAHEDREAFDEVMGDVTEAYEGQLKVQYTGPWAPYNFVDIEIGAQGAQ, from the coding sequence ATGACTGAGTATCTTTACACGTACGGGGTGACAGACGACGGGTCGTTCGAGTTGGACCTCCCGGCCGTCGAGGACGCGACGTCGGTGTACACCGTCGACTACCGACGCTACTCGGCCATCGTGAGCGACATCGACACGATGGAACCCGAGCAGACCGACGAGAACGCCCGACTCCACGACGACGTCCTCCAGGCGCTCATCGAAGACCGAACCGTCGTCCCGATGCGCTTCGGGATGACGTTCAAGAACGCCCGCGCGCTGAAAAGCGTCCTTCGCGGTGGACAGCGCGCCTTCCGTCGGGCGTTGATGAACGTCGACGGCAAAGTCGAACTCGGGGTCAAACTCGTCACCGAGGAGGGCGTCGACGTCGACCGCGAGGCGGTGCGCGACGACGTGAGAGAGCGCCTCGGCGAGGTGAGCAACGACCGCGCCGAGAACGACCTGTTCAGCGACCGTCTCGTCGTCAACGATTCCTATCTCGTCGCCCACGAGGACCGCGAGGCGTTCGACGAGGTGATGGGTGACGTGACGGAGGCGTACGAGGGGCAACTGAAAGTACAGTACACGGGGCCGTGGGCCCCGTACAACTTCGTCGACATCGAGATCGGTGCCCAGGGAGCCCAGTGA
- a CDS encoding NAD(P)/FAD-dependent oxidoreductase, with amino-acid sequence MTDVAVVGGGPAGLSATLFTAKNGLDTVVFDTDKTWMHKAHLYNYLGVRSLAGDEFMAIARGQTEDRGAELREEKVTAVEATDGGFTVSTEDGDHDVRYVVLATGTNKTFAEALGCEKNDNDTIDVDLSMETSVEGVYATGALIRDQEWQAIISAGDGGAAALDILSKEKGENYHDFDTPGDVPSLRDEEA; translated from the coding sequence ATGACGGACGTAGCAGTCGTCGGCGGCGGTCCAGCTGGACTGAGCGCGACGCTTTTCACCGCGAAGAACGGTCTCGACACCGTCGTCTTCGACACCGACAAGACGTGGATGCACAAGGCACACCTGTACAACTACCTCGGCGTCCGGAGCCTCGCCGGGGACGAGTTCATGGCCATCGCGCGCGGGCAGACCGAAGACCGCGGCGCGGAACTGCGCGAAGAGAAAGTGACCGCCGTCGAAGCGACCGACGGTGGATTCACTGTCAGTACCGAAGACGGCGACCACGACGTGCGCTACGTCGTTCTCGCGACGGGCACTAACAAAACGTTCGCCGAAGCGCTCGGCTGCGAGAAGAACGACAACGACACCATCGACGTTGATTTGAGCATGGAGACTAGCGTCGAGGGTGTGTACGCGACCGGCGCGCTGATTCGCGACCAGGAGTGGCAGGCGATCATCTCGGCGGGCGACGGCGGCGCGGCGGCGCTCGACATCCTCTCGAAGGAGAAAGGCGAGAACTACCACGATTTCGACACACCGGGCGACGTACCGTCGCTGCGCGACGAGGAAGCGTAG